From a single Microbacterium terrisoli genomic region:
- a CDS encoding helix-turn-helix domain-containing protein: MDNDAVFPVGDAEYDAVYAQEAAMVDASELIARALDASGKSQAELARSLGVSRSEINARLKGERNITVRTLAETLHALGARLELTTADETDSTRARARVWRPRRRVHSTESRTRDWVRAEDRHAR, encoded by the coding sequence ATGGACAATGACGCGGTATTCCCTGTCGGAGACGCCGAGTATGACGCGGTCTACGCACAGGAAGCGGCGATGGTGGACGCATCGGAGCTCATTGCGCGCGCCCTCGACGCCAGCGGCAAGTCGCAGGCAGAGCTTGCGCGCTCTCTCGGCGTCAGCCGCAGCGAGATCAATGCACGGTTGAAGGGCGAGCGCAACATCACCGTGCGCACTCTCGCTGAAACGCTGCACGCGCTCGGAGCTCGGCTTGAGCTGACCACTGCTGATGAGACGGATTCGACTCGGGCGCGCGCACGAGTCTGGCGGCCTCGTCGGCGAGTCCATTCCACTGAATCGCGCACCCGTGACTGGGTTCGAGCGGAGGACCGCCATGCCCGATGA
- a CDS encoding type II toxin-antitoxin system VapC family toxin has product MSELIAFDADVLIYAADLDHPLGAGVAQLFDGIDGAAGVGSVLLIPEVLTKPLRTDPRSQEVAALTSLLARLDLRPFDEPTSRLALTLAVRYGLRAADATHLATAVAAGADVFLTNNSKDFSRDISEIDVAYPRDLT; this is encoded by the coding sequence ATGAGTGAGCTGATTGCTTTCGATGCGGATGTGCTGATCTATGCGGCGGACCTCGACCACCCCCTCGGTGCGGGCGTGGCGCAGCTGTTCGATGGCATCGACGGCGCCGCCGGGGTCGGTTCGGTGTTGCTGATTCCGGAGGTCCTCACGAAGCCACTGCGCACCGACCCACGGTCGCAAGAGGTCGCGGCGCTCACGAGTCTGCTCGCTCGCCTCGATCTGCGCCCTTTCGATGAGCCGACCTCGCGGCTCGCTCTCACGCTCGCCGTCAGGTATGGCTTGCGGGCCGCGGACGCCACACACCTCGCGACGGCCGTCGCAGCCGGCGCCGACGTATTCCTCACGAACAACAGCAAGGACTTCTCGCGAGACATCTCCGAGATCGATGTCGCCTATCCCCGCGACCTCACCTGA
- a CDS encoding type II toxin-antitoxin system Phd/YefM family antitoxin: MATISASEARQTLPAQLDRVEKGEEVEITRHGRVVAVLVNPTTLATRRARRAWQEADEIGDLLEAARKKPIQRVALGAGRAEELVADIRNGRDTR, encoded by the coding sequence ATGGCAACCATCAGTGCGAGCGAAGCTCGGCAGACGCTGCCCGCGCAGCTGGATCGCGTCGAGAAAGGCGAAGAGGTCGAGATCACGCGCCACGGGCGGGTCGTTGCCGTCTTGGTCAACCCGACCACGCTTGCCACGCGACGTGCGCGCCGTGCATGGCAAGAAGCCGACGAGATCGGCGACCTGCTCGAGGCAGCACGAAAGAAGCCGATACAACGTGTCGCGCTGGGTGCGGGTCGCGCCGAAGAACTCGTCGCCGACATACGCAACGGGCGCGACACGCGATGA